The following coding sequences lie in one Treponema sp. OMZ 790 genomic window:
- a CDS encoding ABC transporter ATP-binding protein: protein MNMILQTRNLVKTYGKGENAVNVVDGFSFDLAEGEFLSVMGPSGSGKSTLLNCISTIDSPTSGSILINGKELQSLKPKETARFRRENLGFIFQEYNLIDALRVKENIALSLMLNRERKEKIAEEVNNIASLLGIDSLLDKYPYEISGGEKQRTACARAVIHKPKILMADEPSGALDSHSTKVLMETFSEINKKLGTTIIMVTHDAFCASYSGRVLFLKDGKLFSELKNVHNSHRAFYEEIFKAAIALGE, encoded by the coding sequence ATAAATATGATTTTACAAACACGGAATCTGGTTAAAACCTACGGAAAGGGTGAAAATGCCGTAAATGTTGTCGACGGTTTTTCTTTTGATCTTGCAGAAGGAGAATTTCTTTCGGTAATGGGGCCTTCGGGAAGCGGTAAATCCACGTTGCTCAATTGTATTTCTACTATCGATTCTCCTACAAGCGGAAGTATTTTAATCAACGGCAAGGAATTACAGTCTCTTAAGCCTAAAGAAACCGCCCGGTTCCGAAGAGAAAATTTGGGCTTTATTTTTCAGGAATATAATTTAATAGATGCGCTTCGGGTAAAAGAAAATATTGCGTTGAGCTTAATGCTTAACCGTGAACGTAAAGAAAAAATTGCAGAAGAAGTTAATAATATCGCTTCTCTTTTAGGGATAGACTCCTTACTCGATAAATATCCGTACGAAATATCGGGCGGTGAAAAGCAAAGGACAGCGTGCGCACGGGCGGTAATCCATAAACCTAAGATTCTTATGGCGGATGAACCGAGCGGGGCATTGGATTCGCATTCGACAAAAGTTTTAATGGAAACCTTTAGCGAAATAAATAAAAAACTGGGTACAACCATTATAATGGTAACGCACGACGCTTTTTGCGCTTCGTATTCCGGCAGGGTGCTTTTTTTAAAAGACGGAAAATTGTTTTCGGAATTAAAAAACGTACATAATTCGCACCGTGCATTTTATGAAGAGATTTTTAAAGCGGCAATCGCCTTGGGGGAGTGA
- a CDS encoding CPBP family intramembrane glutamic endopeptidase, whose translation MNKKVIKDLCILFILYILAFLIISYTGKFLFKNFYNYYYILFVKYNGIFGSLLFLLFIIIFYLFYSKDLKIIFTYKKLNLSVIVKGLIYLSSITMIYYIISFIFDNSFLFNFFKYFNDILTGKKNITVYDILILEKLQRPRFEPFMLISTVIIGPVFEEIFYRGLMYNKLKEISNDFIAVFISSMFFAFLHIPGYGFNIKMFSLVLDGILLAYCYEKTNNIYVPILIHSINNFFIFLFRYVYFYFLIVIYFIVFIIALIILTIDISKCVKMRKSLKI comes from the coding sequence ATGAATAAAAAAGTAATAAAAGATCTGTGCATTCTTTTTATATTGTATATTCTTGCTTTTTTGATAATTTCTTACACCGGTAAATTTCTTTTCAAAAATTTTTATAATTACTATTATATCTTATTCGTTAAATATAATGGAATTTTCGGTAGTTTATTATTTTTACTATTTATAATTATTTTCTATTTATTTTATTCAAAAGATTTAAAGATAATATTTACTTATAAAAAATTAAATTTATCTGTTATTGTAAAAGGTTTGATTTATCTGTCATCAATCACGATGATATATTATATAATATCCTTTATCTTTGATAATTCTTTTCTTTTTAATTTTTTTAAATATTTTAATGATATTTTAACGGGTAAAAAAAATATTACTGTATATGATATTTTGATTTTAGAAAAATTACAAAGACCTCGTTTTGAACCTTTTATGCTTATAAGTACCGTAATCATTGGCCCTGTTTTTGAAGAAATATTTTATAGAGGACTTATGTATAATAAATTAAAAGAAATAAGCAATGACTTCATTGCTGTATTTATTTCTTCAATGTTTTTTGCTTTTTTACATATACCGGGTTATGGATTTAATATAAAAATGTTTTCTCTTGTGCTTGACGGCATTTTATTGGCTTATTGTTATGAAAAAACCAATAATATCTATGTTCCTATTCTTATTCATTCAATTAATAATTTTTTTATATTTTTATTTCGGTATGTATATTTTTATTTTTTAATAGTTATTTATTTTATAGTTTTTATTATAGCCCTCATAATCCTGACAATTGATATTAGTAAATGCGTAAAGATGAGAAAAAGTTTAAAAATTTGA
- a CDS encoding YafY family protein: MKLERILEIIIYLLNHEKVSAKYLAEYFNVSVRTIQRDMASIAEAGIPVYTLGGRYGGYAVLENYKIKNINIKNSEQQIIINALESLATSYTNDKLNSLIQKYNAIIEKEGGQKVFWDFSVTKENKKVQGSNMLLEEAISGKNYIVFDYRNSEGKSSHVCAEPLAIHYKWYAWYLFSYIKEKKEYRTFKVARMQNIILSKERSFIKHGDIQQKMKEAELAYYKTCIDIEIAFDKKEIPLIEEYFPDSVIEKKSFQKYKTHIRVPARERLWKALLLSFGDKVKVISPKNYQEELIKTAKTFLSNYDKNLLGSI; this comes from the coding sequence ATGAAACTTGAACGCATTCTCGAAATAATTATATACTTACTAAACCACGAAAAGGTTTCTGCAAAATATTTAGCTGAATATTTTAATGTGTCGGTGCGTACTATTCAGAGGGATATGGCAAGCATAGCAGAAGCCGGAATCCCTGTGTATACGCTGGGCGGAAGATACGGCGGCTATGCCGTCTTGGAAAATTATAAAATAAAAAACATCAACATCAAAAACAGCGAACAGCAGATTATTATAAACGCTTTGGAAAGTCTTGCGACCTCATACACAAACGATAAGCTAAATTCTTTAATTCAAAAATACAATGCAATTATCGAAAAAGAAGGTGGGCAAAAAGTATTTTGGGATTTTAGCGTTACAAAAGAAAATAAAAAAGTGCAGGGTTCCAATATGCTTTTAGAAGAGGCTATCAGCGGAAAAAACTATATAGTTTTCGATTACCGTAATTCCGAGGGGAAAAGCTCCCATGTTTGCGCTGAGCCTCTTGCCATTCATTATAAATGGTATGCATGGTATTTATTTTCATACATCAAAGAAAAAAAAGAATATAGAACCTTTAAGGTTGCGCGGATGCAAAACATTATCCTCTCAAAAGAAAGGTCTTTTATAAAACACGGCGACATACAACAAAAAATGAAAGAAGCCGAGCTTGCCTATTATAAAACCTGCATCGATATAGAAATCGCCTTTGACAAAAAAGAAATTCCTCTTATCGAAGAATACTTCCCCGATTCCGTAATCGAGAAAAAATCTTTTCAAAAATACAAAACCCATATTCGTGTTCCTGCAAGGGAACGCTTATGGAAGGCTCTTCTTCTCAGCTTCGGGGATAAGGTAAAGGTTATCTCTCCAAAAAATTACCAAGAAGAACTTATAAAAACAGCAAAAACTTTTTTATCTAATTACGACAAAAACCTTCTTGGAAGCATTTGA
- a CDS encoding ABC transporter ATP-binding protein, translated as MNAKLNRWAASFIKPFFSALFFLLCFSLIGNYASTFEPLFTGKIIDALTLKDRTAFFSFLKIIILFQIAGLAFSLLSSWFRFLLQRKMTVYTESRLYLNLLHLPPKGSSEQDSGKLLNLFLSDLGIMTGIYTSQIPSIITSIIMMGIIGFRLFKIDIFIFCLTLIVSVIPVFLAKYFGTKQAAVNEAQRKRQDEYTAYISETIRGLQEIKNHSSQKFFIYKFTHILKYIFIHVKESTIIGMQSSSASFFTNFTINISLFAIIGLTVLEGKNTVGTITAALMYSQKFRSLVSSCAETYKGIIVSFVSVERLKSIFDERQNFFSLIKEEKDTSNIKKIKIENLKFAYKKNNFLFKNLNTEFKFPGLYLIKGENGSGKTSLFNIISGNISLKNESVLEGKIIFCNLASRLSYISQNPFIFSGTIKENLLFGKKADTLTINDVLAKTKLNKVIDSLDKGLDTQLGGKEHILSQGQIQRLALSRCLLQNGEVILFDEVENALDSETNLALHSLLSRLKTQKLILMITHRSSYDNIADGVFKIDRGDKYDFTNTESG; from the coding sequence ATGAATGCAAAGCTAAACCGCTGGGCTGCCTCATTTATAAAGCCGTTTTTTTCGGCCTTGTTTTTTCTCCTTTGTTTTTCTCTTATCGGTAATTATGCATCCACCTTTGAACCTCTATTTACGGGGAAGATAATCGATGCTTTAACCTTAAAGGATAGGACTGCTTTTTTTTCCTTTTTAAAAATCATTATTCTTTTCCAAATTGCAGGGCTTGCTTTTTCGCTTTTAAGTTCTTGGTTCCGGTTTTTGCTTCAGCGTAAAATGACCGTTTATACCGAAAGCCGCCTTTATTTAAACCTCTTACATTTACCGCCTAAGGGAAGTTCCGAGCAGGATTCGGGTAAACTTTTAAATCTTTTTTTATCAGATTTAGGCATAATGACGGGTATCTATACTTCTCAAATTCCTTCGATAATTACCTCCATTATTATGATGGGTATAATAGGTTTTAGGCTCTTTAAAATAGATATTTTTATTTTTTGTCTTACGCTCATAGTTTCGGTTATTCCCGTTTTTTTGGCAAAATATTTTGGAACAAAGCAGGCTGCGGTAAATGAAGCTCAGCGTAAAAGGCAGGATGAGTATACTGCCTATATTAGCGAAACGATACGGGGTTTACAGGAGATAAAAAATCATTCTTCGCAAAAGTTTTTTATTTATAAGTTTACGCATATTTTAAAATATATTTTTATTCACGTAAAAGAATCTACAATTATCGGAATGCAGTCTTCCTCTGCTTCTTTTTTTACTAATTTTACCATAAATATTTCTTTATTTGCCATTATCGGTTTAACCGTTCTTGAAGGAAAAAACACCGTCGGCACTATTACCGCAGCCCTCATGTATTCTCAAAAATTTAGAAGCCTTGTTTCTTCATGTGCCGAAACTTATAAGGGAATTATAGTTTCCTTTGTTTCGGTAGAGCGCTTAAAAAGTATTTTTGATGAAAGACAAAATTTTTTTTCGCTCATAAAAGAAGAAAAAGATACTTCAAATATAAAAAAAATCAAAATAGAAAATTTAAAGTTTGCTTATAAAAAAAATAATTTTCTTTTTAAAAATCTAAATACCGAGTTTAAATTCCCCGGTCTTTATCTTATTAAGGGAGAGAACGGTTCAGGTAAAACAAGCCTTTTTAATATTATTTCGGGAAATATTAGTCTTAAAAATGAATCGGTATTAGAAGGTAAGATTATTTTTTGTAATCTTGCTTCAAGGCTTTCGTATATAAGTCAAAATCCTTTTATTTTTTCCGGTACTATAAAAGAAAATCTATTATTCGGTAAAAAAGCCGATACGCTTACAATAAACGATGTGTTGGCAAAAACAAAATTAAATAAGGTTATCGATTCTTTGGATAAGGGGCTTGATACACAATTGGGCGGAAAAGAACATATACTTTCGCAAGGGCAAATTCAGCGTCTTGCCTTAAGCCGCTGTCTTTTGCAAAACGGCGAGGTTATCTTATTCGATGAGGTTGAAAATGCCCTCGATTCTGAAACAAACCTCGCATTACACTCTCTTTTATCCCGCCTTAAAACGCAAAAACTTATTTTAATGATAACACACCGCTCTTCCTATGACAACATAGCCGATGGAGTGTTTAAAATAGATAGAGGAGATAAATATGATTTTACAAACACGGAATCTGGTTAA
- a CDS encoding radical SAM protein, with the protein MQQFTPNQKLIYNPELRFRKEEHRCVAYTIDDFFYSPDKVSILLPQEVIMLLLFDGEHTFGEVANNMAYVFGMESNDDVDYKKVLFNSLEALEKRTNIQPLVMDISEVKPAILKQTQNRYPDPSAFIIPKEKIIFDSRDLRLSAPLSVNYNVMTSCGFKCKYCYHPLVPVKELIPLERLNIIFKELKETGCESFMLTGGDPMLRPDIDELMQSLYEHGLLYSLSTKSIISEDRIKKLHERAGLRGMQISLDAADGKIVKNVLGITDDEYFSKAIQMIKNLQKHGIEVRVKAVLTSYNADGLADYLNLLNDLGIKRMQVVQYGRSGTRHTDDLYPSDEQMKRASGVVKEFKEAHTDVELTAGGFEKAYDEPVIVEEVTKENIFEKRAICNAGRFSLTLMPNGEVFICEQLPYDKRYVLGDLKTQSLAECWNGELMQKWLNPPERNIFAENSPCKTCPEEYYNECHKVYSRCLRFIYEHTGDTLTADIKCPRYYFEKRRIT; encoded by the coding sequence ATGCAACAATTCACTCCAAATCAAAAACTAATCTACAATCCCGAACTTCGGTTTAGAAAAGAAGAACACCGCTGTGTTGCATATACAATAGATGACTTTTTTTATTCTCCCGATAAGGTAAGTATTTTACTTCCGCAAGAAGTTATTATGCTCTTACTCTTTGACGGTGAACATACCTTCGGCGAAGTTGCAAATAACATGGCTTATGTTTTTGGAATGGAATCAAATGATGATGTTGATTATAAAAAAGTGCTTTTTAATTCGCTTGAAGCTCTCGAAAAACGCACCAATATTCAGCCCTTGGTTATGGATATTTCCGAAGTAAAACCTGCTATTTTAAAACAAACTCAAAACCGTTATCCCGATCCGTCCGCCTTTATAATTCCTAAAGAAAAAATTATTTTTGATTCGCGTGATTTACGGCTTTCAGCTCCTCTTTCGGTAAATTATAATGTAATGACTTCTTGCGGTTTTAAGTGCAAGTACTGCTACCATCCTCTTGTACCCGTAAAAGAATTAATTCCCCTTGAACGTTTAAATATTATTTTTAAAGAACTAAAAGAAACCGGATGCGAAAGTTTTATGCTTACAGGCGGAGACCCCATGCTCCGCCCCGACATTGATGAGCTTATGCAAAGTTTATACGAGCACGGGCTTTTATATTCTCTTTCAACTAAATCGATTATAAGTGAAGACAGAATAAAAAAATTACATGAAAGGGCGGGCTTAAGGGGAATGCAGATAAGCCTTGATGCCGCCGACGGTAAAATAGTTAAAAATGTTTTAGGTATCACCGATGATGAGTATTTTTCAAAAGCAATTCAAATGATAAAAAACTTACAAAAACACGGTATTGAAGTGCGTGTAAAGGCTGTTTTAACTTCGTATAATGCAGACGGCTTAGCCGATTACTTAAACCTTCTTAACGATTTGGGAATTAAACGGATGCAGGTTGTTCAATACGGAAGAAGCGGTACGCGTCATACCGATGATCTTTATCCGAGTGATGAGCAAATGAAAAGAGCAAGCGGTGTTGTTAAAGAATTTAAAGAAGCACATACGGATGTGGAGCTTACGGCAGGCGGATTTGAAAAAGCTTATGATGAGCCTGTAATAGTCGAGGAGGTTACAAAAGAAAATATCTTTGAAAAAAGAGCTATTTGCAATGCAGGGCGTTTTTCTTTAACCCTAATGCCGAACGGTGAAGTTTTTATTTGCGAACAGCTTCCTTACGATAAGCGGTATGTACTGGGAGATTTAAAAACGCAAAGCCTTGCAGAATGTTGGAACGGGGAACTTATGCAAAAATGGCTTAATCCGCCCGAGCGGAATATTTTTGCCGAAAACTCACCGTGCAAAACCTGCCCGGAAGAATACTATAATGAATGTCATAAGGTGTACAGCCGTTGTTTGCGTTTTATTTATGAGCACACAGGCGATACTCTTACGGCGGATATAAAATGTCCCCGTTATTATTTTGAAAAAAGAAGAATAACTTAA